Proteins co-encoded in one Ziziphus jujuba cultivar Dongzao chromosome 9, ASM3175591v1 genomic window:
- the LOC107427006 gene encoding putative UDP-glucose glucosyltransferase, protein MGLQPPIHLFLVCFPAQGHINPMLRLAKRLAAKGLLITFSTTEHAGKDIRQANNIIDDQLTPVGNGFIRFEFFEDDCIEDDPKRRDLDFYVPQLELKGKEFLPETIKRHEKEGRPVFCFVNNPFIPWVCDVAEDLGIPCATLWIQSCAVFSCYYHYFHKTVPFPSELDPSVDVQLPNLPLLEYDEIPSFLHPSSPYKILGTAILGQFKNLSKSFCVLADTFDELEHEIIEGMSKFCKVKTVGPLFKNPKASVSNIRGDMLKADDCLDWLDSKSPGSVVYISFGTIAYIKQEQVEEIAYGLLNSGVSFLWVMKPPDVAFGYDLHVLPDGFMEKIGTRGKIVQWCPQEQVLAHPSVACFLTHCGWNSTVEALTSGVPVLAYPQWGDQVTNAKFLVDVYGVGVRLCRGEAENKVIPRDVIGKALVEATVGKRAVELKENATRWKKAAEEAVAEGGSSDRNIQDFVEEIRKRSGLYNSKPAAT, encoded by the coding sequence ATGGGGCTACAACCTCCAATCCATCTCTTTCTAGTTTGCTTCCCAGCTCAAGGCCATATCAATCCCATGCTCAGATTAGCAAAACGCTTAGCAGCGAAAGGTCTGCTAATCACCTTCTCTACAACCGAGCACGCCGGCAAAGACATACGACAAGCCAACAATATCATCGACGACCAACTGACTCCCGTTGGAAACGGTTTCATCAGGTTCGAGTTCTTCGAAGACGACTGCATAGAAGACGATCCGAAACGACGAGACCTCGACTTCTACGTTCCTCAGCTTGAACTCAAAGGCAAAGAATTCCTACCCGAAACCATCAAGAGGCACGAGAAAGAAGGCCGTCCCGTTTTTTGCTTCGTGAACAACCCTTTTATCCCTTGGGTCTGCGATGTCGCAGAAGATCTTGGTATTCCTTGTGCAACTCTTTGGATTCAATCCTGTGCCGTTTTCAGCTGTTACTATCATTATTTCCATAAAACGGTTCCATTTCCTTCGGAATTAGATCCTTCCGTCGATGTTCAGTTGCCGAATCTTCCACTTCTCGAATACGACGAGATCCCTAGCTTCTTGCATCCCTCTAGTCCTTATAAAATCTTAGGAACCGCCATTCTAGGCCAGTTCAAGAACTTGTCGAAATCTTTCTGTGTTTTAGCAGACACTTTCGATGAGCTTGAGCATGAAATCATCGAAGGCATGTCAAAGTTTTGTAAAGTGAAAACCGTAGGTCCTCTATTCAAAAATCCAAAAGCTTCAGTCTCAAATATTCGCGGTGACATGTTGAAAGCCGACGATTGTCTTGATTGGTTGGATTCGAAAAGTCCGGGCTCAGTAGTATATATTTCATTCGGAACCATAGCTTACATCAAGCAAGAGCAAGTGGAAGAAATTGCTTACGGACTGTTAAACTCCGGGGTTTCATTCCTGTGGGTGATGAAACCACCGGACGTAGCTTTCGGGTACGATTTACATGTTTTGCCAGATGGGTTCATGGAGAAAATCGGAACGAGAGGAAAAATAGTGCAGTGGTGTCCACAAGAACAGGTTCTGGCTCACCCTTCGGTAGCGTGTTTTCTGACTCACTGCGGTTGGAATTCAACGGTGGAAGCTCTGACTTCCGGCGTTCCGGTGCTGGCTTATCCTCAATGGGGCGATCAGGTAACGAACGCCAAGTTCTTGGTGGATGTTTATGGAGTTGGAGTGAGACTGTGTCGTGGTGAGGCTGAGAACAAAGTGATACCGAGGGATGTCATCGGAAAAGCTTTGGTGGAGGCGACGGTGGGGAAGAGAGCGGTGGAGTTGAAAGAGAACGCAACGAGATGGAAAAAAGCGGCGGAGGAAGCCGTTGCGGAAGGTGGATCTTCCGATCGGAATATTCAAGATTTTGTGGAGGAGATTCGGAAGAGATCTGGTTTGTACAATTCAAAGCCAGCTGCCACTTGA